A portion of the Vespula vulgaris chromosome 14, iyVesVulg1.1, whole genome shotgun sequence genome contains these proteins:
- the LOC127068874 gene encoding heart- and neural crest derivatives-expressed protein 1-like — MLGGFDAQSDYYPQWHQPCNYVTQLPYGPLGGPDSDNQSTYWGADSGISGGSSGAGSPTASTPPLIEEIGVQDSNYSALQQYVHPSANGAQHYSALLYPQQQHHHHHHHHHHHHPQHPHHQETHHQPQQAQQQQQQQQQQQQQQQQQQQQHNQRRGDEFTMAGIGGAGGSAVSLNGVGVGVGVGVGVGSLQQHLQHQAVREGNPMVRPKRRNTANKKERRRTQSINNAFADLRDCIPNVPADTKLSKIKTLRLAASYIGYLMAVLESDESEEPQTFRAEILSNGRRNKNAQSSQSETCLQSISNVAHEESSKSKGRTGWPQHMWALELKQESPTNQMQ; from the exons ATGCTCGGTGGATTCGACGCTCAATCGGACTATTATCCACAGTGGCATCAGCCGTGCAATTATGTCACACAGCTTCCTTACG GTCCACTCGGTGGTCCAGACTCGGACAACCAATCGACGTATTGGGGGGCGGATTCCGGTATCTCCGGTGGTAGTTCGGGCGCAGGAAGCCCGACGGCATCTACGCCACCTCTGATAGAAGAGATCGGCGTTCAGGATTCAAATTACTCGGCTCTTCAGCAATACGTGCATCCAAGCGCGAACGGTGCACAACATTACTCGGCTTTATTGTACCCTCAACAACagcatcatcaccaccaccatcatcaccatcaccatcatccgCAGCATCCTCATCATCAAGAGACGCATCATCAGCCGCAACAAgcgcagcagcagcagcagcaacagcagcagcagcagcagcagcagcagcagcagcaacagcagcacaATCAACGTAGAGGGGACGAATTTACGATGGCCGGTATCGGAGGTGCCGGTGGGTCAGCAGTTTCGTTAAAtggcgtcggcgtcggcgtcggcgtcggcgtcggcgtcggaTCTCTTCAGCAACATCTTCAACATCAAGCTGTCAGGGAAGGCAACCCGATGGTCAGGCCTAAACGTCGAAATACTGctaacaaaaaagagagaagacgtACTCAGAGCATTAACAACGCTTTCGCGGATCTAAGGGATTGCATTCCGAATGTACCGGCGGACACGAAGCTCTCGAAGATAAAAACGTTGAGGCTCGCTGCCTCGTACATCGGATATTTGATGGCCGTGTTGGAAAGCGACGAAAGCGAGGAGCCTCAAACTTTTCGCGCCGAGATACTGTCCAACGGTAGGAGAAACAAGAACGCTCAATCGAGTCAG AGCGAGACGTGTTTGCAATCTATTTCGAACGTAGCGCACGAAGAATCGTCCAAGAGCAAAGGCCGAACGGGATGGCCGCAGCACATGTGGGCCCTGGAATTGAAGCAAGAATCGCCGACGAATCAAATGCAATAA
- the LOC127068864 gene encoding O-acyltransferase like protein-like translates to MLKSFGEIKMGVLRLANPRQFARLSPSIDLPVFFFAFLIFILTVASNVQAGPSIKPETILLNVFTRPFKPTKWSTDKCQRDSAIYLEELARYTPWALKMYDASVKIPSGIITGNYKQLGNYDECLQVESDHGISGQSCSATIQFEVAEDNGASRELDLGDLLVNVAVASNATKWRSGNTIIYEWMWCVPSSCNHSEVQEFLEITLDPLKVEGRVDFVINVPIKSCRTLKTEQTTFDPSDWIYISILVIFSLIIIASTTFDIARRGHSSSLNPKGKKYILFSSFSFYTNWKNLFNTDRHQDSVACLDGLRFLSICWIIYGHTYYMEVMGINMDLTQVPKMHESWSKMLVLNGNMVTDTFFLLSGVLLAYTEVIKKEKSSSWKLDVIGLYLHRYSRLTPAYAMMIGFYATIYSKFGSGPHWDVWVGSNRDYCRDNWWSNLLYVNNYVNVPDMCMSQSWYLATDMQLIWLSPIFLYPMLKPARRIFFWIVIGFAFVLSMLLPFAVTFIYRYTATMFYYKGQEDMANVFLNVYTRVYTRAGPYIIGLALGYLLAKRRSYDLKLRKPYIVSGWLIAIAVGLSAVLGAREMYFDKHPYNRLEASFYAGMHRQAFALAVSWIIFSSVYGYAGPIGEFLSWRGWTPLSRLTYSAYLCHYVFLLSRAGSVRTTGDLTSMSVMYAFLGNLSFTMALSILWSLSFEIPFMILDRTYLSRKRKTKDDRAKVFGSTDSKKEIYRTTEDSSSSTVAEIYKNVTNSENVRSTCDSEETVDYYVIDEEERNKGVISSEDRTKDENCGDCIYVIGATELDDNRNSLDRSDLEEGRTRTERI, encoded by the exons ATGTTAAAATCCTttggagaaataaaaatgggtGTCCTTCGACTGGCCAATCCTCGTCAATTCGCAAGATTATCtccttcgatcgatcttcctgtttttttcttcgcctttcttatttttattttgacggTAGCATCGAACGTACAAGCAGGTCCCTCGATCAAGCCAGAAACGATCCTTTTGAACGTTTTCACGCGACCCTTTAAGCCTACCAAATGGAGTACCGACAAGTGTCAGCGAGACAGCGCCATCTACTTGGAGGAACTCGCGCGTTATACACCGTGGGCTTTGAAGA tGTACGACGCCTCTGTCAAAATCCCATCCGGTATCATTACTGGAAATTATAAACAGTTGGGCAATTACGACGAATGTCTGCAGGTTGAGAGCGATCACGGAATTTCCGGTCAGTCTTGTAGTGCCACCATACAATTCGAAGTAGCCGAGGATAATGGTGCATCCAGAGAATTAGACCTCGGTGACTTGCTCGTCAACGTCGCCGTCGCATCC AATGCAACGAAATGGCGCTCGGGCAATACGATCATTTACGAATGGATGTGGTGCGTACCATCGAGTTGCAATCATTCGGAAGTACAAGAGTTCTTGGAAATCACATTGGATCCTTTAAAAGTCGAAGGTCGCGTCGATTTCGTGATAAACGTTCCAATCAAGTCTTGTCGTACTTTGAAAACCGAACAAACAACGTTCGATCCATCCGACTGGATTTacat ATCGATTCTCGTTATCTTTTCGTTGATCATTATCGCTAGCACAACTTTCGATATCGCACGTAGAGGACATTCGAGTTCATTGAATCCAAAAG gtaaaaaatatattttattcagcAGCTTCTCCTTTTATACGAATTGGAAGAATCTTTTCAATACCGACAGACATCAAGATTCCGTCGCATGTTTGGACGGATTGCGTTTTCTAAGTATATGCTGGATCATTTACGGTCATACTTATTACATGGAGGTCATGGGTATTAATATGGATCTGACGCAAGTACCAAAG ATGCACGAAAGTTGGAGTAAGATGTTGGTACTGAATGGAAACATGGTCACCGACACGTTTTTCCTTCTCAGCGGAGTTCTCCTTGCTTACAccgaagtaataaaaaaggaaaaaagttcTAGCTGGAAGTTGGACGTTATAGGTCTTTACCTTCATCGCTATTCAAG GTTAACACCAGCGTACGCAATGATGATCGGCTTTTATGCTACTATATATAGCAAATTCGGAAGTGGTCCGCACTGGGACGTCTGGGTCGGTTCCAATCGAGATTATTGCCGTGATAATTGGTGGAGCAATCTTCTCTACGTTAACAACTACGTCAACGTTCCCGACATG TGCATGTCCCAATCATGGTATCTGGCGACGGACATGCAATTGATCTGGTTATCCCCGATCTTCCTTTACCCGATGCTCAAGCCAGCTCGAAGAATATTCTTTTGGATCGTCATTGGTTTTGCCTTTGTACTATCGATGCTCCTACCATTCGCCGTGACCTTTATCTATCGATATACAGCGACGATGTTCTATTACAAGGGACAAGAGGACATGGCCAACGTATTCTTGAACGTTTACACGAGAGTTTACACCAGAGCCGGGCCTTACATCATCGGCCTTGCACTTGGCTATCTATTGGCCAAAAGACGTTCTTACGATCTCAAATTACGTAAG CCCTATATAGTGTCCGGATGGTTGATCGCCATTGCTGTAGGACTGTCTGCCGTTCTTGGAGCACGAGAGATGTATTTCGATAAGCACCCCTACAACAGATTGGAGGCTAGCTTCTACGCTGGCATGCACAGACAAGCGTTCGCTCTTGCCGTCTCTTGGATCATATTCTCAAGCGTCTATGGATATGCAG GTCCGATCGGAGAATTCCTTTCTTGGCGGGGCTGGACACCTCTGAGCAGATTGACTTACAGCGCTTACCTTTGCCATTACGTCTTTCTATTATCCCGAGCCGGAAGTGTGCGCACCACCGGCGATTTAACGTCGATGAGCGTG ATGTACGCTTTCCTCGGTAATCTATCCTTCACGATGGCGCTCTCCATACTCTGGAGTCTTTCCTTCGAGATACCCTTCATGATTCTGGATCGAACGTATCTCTCTCGCAAGAGGAAAACGAAGGACGATCGCGCGAAAGTGTTCGGTTCGACGGACTCGAAGAAGGAGATTTACAGGACGACCGAGGATTCCTCCTCGTCTACGGTGGCTGAGATCTACAAGAACGTTACGAATAGTGAAAACGTTCGTTCGACCTGTGACTCGGAGGAGACCGTCGATTATTACGTGATCgacgaagaggaaaggaatAAAGGGGTGATCTCGTCCGAAGATAGGACGAAAGATGAAAACTGTGGTGATTGCATTTACGTTATCGGTGCTACCGAGCTCGACGACAACAGAAATTCGCTCGACAGATCTGACTTGGAGGAGGGACGAACTAGGACAGAACGGATATGA
- the LOC127068880 gene encoding UMP-CMP kinase 2 yields MFKITAAGLRRLAMSAVQKFEVLFVLGGPGAGKGTLCRLLSEKYGYVHLSAGDLLREERTKPGSEFGELIEIHIKNGSIVPVEITCTLLDHAMKISKAPKKRFLIDGFPRNEDNLTGWAKAMSDKVLLKGVLFCECSKEVCTQRCLNRGAKGSGRSDDNEETLIKRHEIYIKNTLPIIEHYEKQGLVYKFDSMKAPLEVLKDVEEFLPSIGW; encoded by the exons ATGTTCAAGATAACCGCAGCTGGACTGCGACGTTTAGCAATGTCTGCGGTACAAAAATTCGAAGTTTTGTTTGTGTTGGGTGGGCCAGGTGCAGGTAAAGGTACGTTATGTCGTCTTTTATCCGAGAAGTATGGTTATGTTCACTTGTCGGCCGGCGATCTCTTGAGGGAGGAGAGAACCAAACCCGGTTCGGAATTCGGTGAGCTTATCgaaattcatattaaaaatggGAGTATCGTTCCGGTGGAAATTACTTGTACTCTATTGGATCACGCCATGAAAATATCTAAGGCaccgaaaaaaagatttctcatCGATGGTTTCCCACGAAACGAAGATAATTTAACTGGATGGGCCAAG GCCATGTCTGACAAGGTGCTTTTGAAAGGAGTTTTATTCTGCGAATGTTCCAAAGAAGTCTGTACTCAGAGATGTCTCAATCGTGGAGCCAAAGGTAGCGGGCGTAGCGACGACAATGAAGAGACCCTTATAAAGAGGcacgaaatttatataaaaaatacattgcCTATAATAGAACATTATGAAAAGCAAGGCCTGGTATATAAGTTCGATTCTATGAAAGCACCATTGGAAGTATTGAAAGATGTAGAAGAATTCTTACCTAGCATAGGATGGTAA